The Phycisphaerae bacterium nucleotide sequence GGCCAAGGCCGTGTGCGATCGCCACAACATGACGTAAGGGGAGACGCCATGATCGAGTCGGTAACCAAACGGTCAGCCGATATTCTGATGGTGGAGGATAATCCGGGGGATGCGATGCTGGTGGAAGAGTGCCTCAAAAACTCCAGGACCAGGTGTCGCGTTCACGTGATGGAAGATGGAGTGGAGGCCATGGCGTTTCTCCACCGCGAAGGCAAGTACGCCGACGTCCCGCGTCCCGACCTGATCTTTTTGGACCTGCACGTGCCGCGGAAGGACGGCCGCGAAGTTCTTCAGGAGATCAAGAACGACGACGCACTCAAAGCAATCCCGGTTATC carries:
- a CDS encoding response regulator, with the protein product MIESVTKRSADILMVEDNPGDAMLVEECLKNSRTRCRVHVMEDGVEAMAFLHREGKYADVPRPDLIFLDLHVPRKDGREVLQEIKNDDALKAIPVIVFTSSTAEEDLTDVYDLRANCCVIKPTMLDQLQELLQAIEAFWFETVRLPSPK